Genomic window (Campylobacter ureolyticus ACS-301-V-Sch3b):
TTGCAACGCCTGGCTAAAATTTCCATCTTTATAGTTTGCCACACCTTCATTATATTTTGCTTTTGGCAAATTTAGCTTTTTATAGTTTTTGGCAGCTGTTTTAAAATCTGCCAAATTAAAACTCTCTTTTGCTTTTGAAATGGTAGAAAACTCAGGATATTTAAAAAATAAAATCAATACAATTCCTAAAATTGATAAAACAAAACCTATATAATATCTCACGCTTTTCTCCTAAAAGGCAAGGAAAAATTTGCCATAAAAAATAAAACTATCGCCAAACAAAGAGGATAATAAAAAAGCTCTTTTTGATCTTTTATCATTTCATCTTTTGTTTCATTATTTTTAAATTTTGAACTTATTAATGAGTTTAAAGCTTTCATATCATCGTTATTTAGTGAGCTTTGCATATACGCGCCACCTGTTTTTAAAGCTAAATCTTTAATGCTTTGATTTGCTTTTAAAAGCACAACATCATTATTTGGTGCTTTAAAAAGTCCGCCTTTATTTGTTGCTGTTAGATAAATAAACACGCTTATTTTATTTTCTTTAGCAAATTTAATTTCTTTACTAAATTCCTCATTATCCCCACCATCGCTAAATAAAACCAAAATTTTATTTTTTTCATCTTTAAAAAGAGTATCAACTGATCTTAAAAGTGAGTAAATATCTGTTCCTTGTAAATTTAAATTTGAAAAATTTAAATTTGAAATAAGATATTTTAATGAGCTAAAATCACTTGTTAAAGGCGATATCATAAAAGCTTCATTGCTAAACCCAACAACTCCTAAACGCTTATCTGCCGCATTATCCAAAAAACTATAAATTTTATTTTTAGCAAATTCAAAACGGCTTGGAAAAAGATCATCAACTCTCATTGAATTTGATATATCAAGTGCTATAACTGCATTTATATAGCTTTGTTTTATTTTTATTTCGCCATTTGTAATAACTGGTCTAGCAAGAGAAATAATGCCAAAAATAAGGCTAAAAATCAAAATATAAGCTCTTAATCTTTTTGAAAAGCCACTTTTTTTAATATAAATTTCTTTCATTACTTCTTTTGAAAAAATTGCCTTTAAACTTCTACTTTTTCTAACTAAAAAAATAAATATAAATGGGATTATTAACAAATATAAAACTTCTAAATATAAAAACTCAAACATTTATTTTCCTATTGTCATATAAAAATAAAACTACCATTAAAAAAAGTCCAAAACCTAAAAAGTAAAAATAAAAATAGGTTTTTTTAATAAATTTTTGTGATTCTATCTCGCTTTTTTCAAGCTTATCTATCTCATCATAAATTTGTTTTAGTCCACTGCTTGAGCTTGATGAGTAATACTTTCCACCTGTTTGTTGTGCGATATATCTTAAAACATCTGGATTAAAATCCCCAACTCTTCCAACGCCAACTGTATAGACTTTGATATTATATTTTTGAGCTGTTTTTATAGCTACATCAAGTGGAATTGTTCCTGCGTTATCAATACCATCAGTTGGTAAAATTATAATTTTATTTTTGGAATTACTATCTTTAAATAAATTTGAAGTTAAAAAAAGCCCCTCATAAAGTGCAGTTTTGTTTAATCCAACCATACCAAGTTTTATCTTTTCAAGCAGTCTTTTTATACTTGTTTTATCGTAAGTTAAAGGAATAGCTGTGTAAGCAAAATCAGCAAAAACATTTAAAGCCAAGGCATCATCTTTTCTTTTATCTATAAAATCATTTAATATCTCTTTAACAATTTCAAATTTATTTCCCTCACTCATAGAACCACTTGCATCAAGCATTAAAGCTATTTCATATCCTTGTGAGTTTGATGATTTTATCTCATCTTTTTTTATAGGACTTGCAAGAGCTGTGCTTAATGATAAAATTAAAAGAAATTTTAAAATTTCTTTTAGAATAGTTCTATTTTTTGTCGCATTTTTAAGCATTTTTATGTTTGAGAAATAAAAAGCTTCTTTTTTTTGTTTGCAAAATTTTAAAAAAATGAGATAAATAAAAGGAATTAAAAAAGCCCATAAATTTTCAAACTCAATCATTTTATGTCCTTAGGCTTTAAACTTTTAATCAAATTTAAAATTTCATTTTTTAAAATTTTATCAAGCGTTGGAGTATCTTTTTTATATTTATAAATTTCAAGTTTTTTATTGATTTCATTAAATTTATCTTTGTTATTTTCATCTAAAAAATATGGAAAATTTTGACTAAATTGATAAATACTTTCTTTTTCATTTTTAAAATCAATACTTTTTAGCTCATTAAATGCCAACTCTTTTTTAGATATTTTTTTGATTTTTTTATATCTTGGCATAAAAATTATTTTAAAAAGACAAAAAATGGCGATTAAAAATAAAATTAAAATTAAAAAAATCCACGGATATAAAAAGCTTAAATCAATTTCGCTAATGCCTTTAATATCTTTTAACTCTTTTAAAAGATCAAATTCTTGCATTTTAACGCCTTGCTATTTGTATGAGCTTTGAAAGTGGCTCATCATTTGTATAAATTTTGCCAAAAGAAACTTTATTTTGTAAAAAATGTTCTTTTAATTTTTCATCATGTGTTTTTAAAAGTTTTTTATATCTTTTAATAGAAATTTCATCCAAATTTGCTTCAAATTTATCTCCGTTAAATGGATTTATCAAATCAACATCATTTAAAGTTGTCAAATTTTCTTCAAATAAATCTCTTAAAACAACCACATAAACATCATTTTGATATGATATTTCACTTAAATCAATCTCTTCTAAAAAATCACTTATCAAAAAAACAGCAGCTTTTCTTTTAATGACACTATTTAAAAACTCACTCAATTTTTTAAAATCAATCTCCTTTTTAAAAGTATTTAGGTTTAAAATATCTTTTGTTATTTCATAGATTTCATTTTCATCACTAACTGGCTCATAAAAAAGCTCAGGTTTATTACTAAAAACAACTGGAAAAAGCAAATTTTTACCCATAGTTGTCGCAAGAGCCAAAAGTGTAAAAACTTCTGCTGCAAGATCTAGTTTAAGCCTACTTAAGCCAAATTTTAAACTACTGCTTAAAGCTAAAACTACAACAACATTCATCTGTTTTGTTTCATTAAAAACATTTGCTTTTAGCTCACCACTTTTTGCACTAGCTTTATAGTTAATACGCCTTAAATCCTCATTTTCATACTCTTTAATTTCTCTAAAATCAAGCCCATCGCCTTTTATCAAGCTTTCATAAAGACCAAAGTTTGAGTTAAAAACATTTTTTTTGGCTTTTATAAAAATTTCTTTTGCACGATTCATTGATCTATGGTGCCTTTATAGTGTTTAGGATTTTTTCTATTATAATATCTGGCGTTATATCTTTTGCTTTTGCTTTATAATTTAACATTATTCTATGCCTTAAAACGCCTTTTAAAACAGCTGCGATATCAAGTGGAGTTACATAGTCTTTGCCATTTATCATCGCATAAGCTGCACTTGATTTGTATAAATCAATACTTGCTCTTGGGCTTGCACCAAATTCCAAAAATTCACTAATTTGAGATAAGCCATATTCACTAGGTTTTCTTGTAGCAAAAATAAGTTTTATCATATATTTTTTAACTTCCTCATCAAAATGAATTTTTTTAAGTTCATTTTTTAAATTTAAAATTTCATCTTTTGAGGCAACTTGATTTATATTTTCAAAACCTTTTACAACAACTCTATTTACTATTTCAAGCTCTTCCTCGTAAGTGTTATAATCAACTAAAATTTTCATTAAAAATCTATCAAGCTGAGCTTCAGGAAGCTTATAAGCACCTTCTTGCTCAATTGGGTTTTGTGTAGCCATAACCAAAAAAGGTTCATCAAGCTTAAATGAATTATCGCCAATTGTAATTTGTTTTTCTTGCATAACTTCTAAAAGTGCAGATTGAACTTTTGAAGGAGCTCTATTTATTTCATCAGCAAGAAGCAAGTTTGTAAAAGCGGGTCCTTTTTTAAGATAAAACTCACCAGTTTTTACATTATAAACTTCAGTTCCTATAATATCACTTGGAAGAAGATCGGGTGTAAATTGAACTCTTTTAAACCTTATGCCAAGACTTTTTGCTAGTGCATTTATAGCTGTTGTTTTTGCTAAGCCTGGAACTCCCTCAACCAAAATATGACCGTTTGAAATAAGACCTATAAGTAAAGCATTAATAAGTTCATCTTGACCAACAACCACCTTACTTACTTCTTTTTTTATATCTTGTAAGATCATAATCCACCTTATATTATTTTTTAGTGAAATTATAATGATGATTGATTAATGATTTTTATATATTTTTAAAATATGATAAAATTTATTTATTTAATACTTCTTTAACTCTTGAAAAAGTATCATTTAAAGATAGGCTCAGTCTTATTATACTATCTTCGTTGGCTTTTAAAGAGTGCTTAACCATAGAATCAAGAGCTATCATATCAAACTGGTTTAAAATAACTTTTTCATTATCCACGCCAAACTCGATACTACCTTTTAAAACCTGAACTTTTATAGGGCTTGGAGCAAAATGCTCCTTCATAAAACTGCTTTTTGCCATACTAAGACAAATCTCTTTTGAAAATTTATCTTCATATAAAAGCTTAGCATTAACACCATCAAATTCAGTTTTGTTAAATTTATAAATTTGCATCATAATATCCTTTATTAAAATCTTAGGATATTATAACTTATATTTTGTTGTAGTTATTGATTTAAGTCAATAAAAGAGTTATAACTCTTTTATTTTTGATTATTTTCTAAGCTCTTTAATTTTTGCAGCTTTACCTCTTCTATCTCTTAAATAGAATAGTTTTGCTCTTCTAACTTTTCCATGTCTTAAAACTTTTATCTCTTCAAGGTTTTCACCATAAAGTGGAAAAACTCTCTCAACGCCAATATTGTTTGCGCCAATTTTACGAATTATAAAAGTTTGACCTGTTCCGGTTCCTCTTTTAGCTATACAAACACCTTCAAAATTTTGAATTCTTGTTTTTTCACCTTCGGTAATTCTTATAGCAACTCTTAAAGTATCGCCCGCACGGAATTCAGGAATACTTCTTTTAGAAACTTGAGCTTCCTCAAAAGCTTGTATATATTTATTTCTCATGATTGTCCTTTAAGTCAGGGCGAAAATAGTTTGTCTTTAATCTCGCCATTTGATTTTTTAAAGCTGATATTTTACCGTGATTTCCCTTTAAAAACTCTGAAGGCACAGATAAATTTTCAAAAATATTTGGTTTTGTAAAAGATGGTGCCTCTAAAAGTGAATTTTCAAAGCTTTCAACTTCCAGTGAATTGGCATTTCCTAAAACTCCATCTATGTTTCTACAAATCGCATCACACATGCAAAGAGCTCCAAGTTCTCCGCCTGTCATGATAAAATCTCCAACGCAAAAAACTTCATTTACATATTTTTCTATAACTCTTTCATCTATGCCTTCATAGCGTCCGCAAATAAAAGTAATATTATCTTTTTTTGAAAGTCTTTTTGCATCAATTTGCGTAAATTTTTTACCAACTGGAGTTAAGTAGATTATATGAGTATTGGGATTTTTATTTTTTATATTTAAAATTGCATCACTTAGTGGCTGGGTACCAATCAAAAGTCCAGCTCCACCACCTATCATATAATCATCAACTTTTTTATGCTTGTCCTTACTAAAATCTCTTGGATTTATAAAATCAACTTCAAAAAGATTTTTATCCAAAGCTCTTTTTAGTATAGAATCATCAAAATAAGGTTTTATAAGATTTTCAAAAAGAGTTATAAAGTTAAATTTCATGACTCTTTTAAAATAAGTTTTGCATTTTTTGTAAAAATTTGTTTTGCTTGGATTGAAATTTTATCTAAATATTCATCAATGTATGGCACGAAAAAGTTTTTTGTAAATCCTTGGCTCACTAACTTTTCATCAGTTTTTATCTCAAATAAAAAATTTGCTCCAACTTCTAAAATATCCACAACTTTTCCTAATGTTTCACCGTTTTCTACAACTTCAAGACCTATTATATCAAAGTAGAAATACTCATCTTTTTTTAATTTACAATTTTTTCTAGTAGCCTCAATGCTTTGATAAAGAAATTTATTTACCAAATTTGAAGCAAGCTCTATACTTTCATAATCTTTAAAAATTACTTGTGAGCTAGTGCTATTGTAAGATAAAATTTCAAGCATAGTGCCATCACTTAAAAAAAATTTAGCATTTTTTTTAAATTGTGATATAAAATCACTTTTATTATGTAGTTTTAAAGCTCCTCTTAGTCCTATGGTTTTGCCAATTTTGGCGACTGTAAGAAGCTCGCTCATAAAACTACTCTTCTAGGGCTTTTACACTAAATTTATAAGAAGCTGTATCTTTGGCTTTATAGCCAAGAACAACAGTTCTTATAGCG
Coding sequences:
- a CDS encoding vWA domain-containing protein — its product is MFEFLYLEVLYLLIIPFIFIFLVRKSRSLKAIFSKEVMKEIYIKKSGFSKRLRAYILIFSLIFGIISLARPVITNGEIKIKQSYINAVIALDISNSMRVDDLFPSRFEFAKNKIYSFLDNAADKRLGVVGFSNEAFMISPLTSDFSSLKYLISNLNFSNLNLQGTDIYSLLRSVDTLFKDEKNKILVLFSDGGDNEEFSKEIKFAKENKISVFIYLTATNKGGLFKAPNNDVVLLKANQSIKDLALKTGGAYMQSSLNNDDMKALNSLISSKFKNNETKDEMIKDQKELFYYPLCLAIVLFFMANFSLPFRRKA
- a CDS encoding vWA domain-containing protein is translated as MIEFENLWAFLIPFIYLIFLKFCKQKKEAFYFSNIKMLKNATKNRTILKEILKFLLILSLSTALASPIKKDEIKSSNSQGYEIALMLDASGSMSEGNKFEIVKEILNDFIDKRKDDALALNVFADFAYTAIPLTYDKTSIKRLLEKIKLGMVGLNKTALYEGLFLTSNLFKDSNSKNKIIILPTDGIDNAGTIPLDVAIKTAQKYNIKVYTVGVGRVGDFNPDVLRYIAQQTGGKYYSSSSSSGLKQIYDEIDKLEKSEIESQKFIKKTYFYFYFLGFGLFLMVVLFLYDNRKINV
- a CDS encoding DUF58 domain-containing protein; this translates as MNRAKEIFIKAKKNVFNSNFGLYESLIKGDGLDFREIKEYENEDLRRINYKASAKSGELKANVFNETKQMNVVVVLALSSSLKFGLSRLKLDLAAEVFTLLALATTMGKNLLFPVVFSNKPELFYEPVSDENEIYEITKDILNLNTFKKEIDFKKLSEFLNSVIKRKAAVFLISDFLEEIDLSEISYQNDVYVVVLRDLFEENLTTLNDVDLINPFNGDKFEANLDEISIKRYKKLLKTHDEKLKEHFLQNKVSFGKIYTNDEPLSKLIQIARR
- a CDS encoding AAA family ATPase; amino-acid sequence: MILQDIKKEVSKVVVGQDELINALLIGLISNGHILVEGVPGLAKTTAINALAKSLGIRFKRVQFTPDLLPSDIIGTEVYNVKTGEFYLKKGPAFTNLLLADEINRAPSKVQSALLEVMQEKQITIGDNSFKLDEPFLVMATQNPIEQEGAYKLPEAQLDRFLMKILVDYNTYEEELEIVNRVVVKGFENINQVASKDEILNLKNELKKIHFDEEVKKYMIKLIFATRKPSEYGLSQISEFLEFGASPRASIDLYKSSAAYAMINGKDYVTPLDIAAVLKGVLRHRIMLNYKAKAKDITPDIIIEKILNTIKAP
- the rplS gene encoding 50S ribosomal protein L19, whose protein sequence is MRNKYIQAFEEAQVSKRSIPEFRAGDTLRVAIRITEGEKTRIQNFEGVCIAKRGTGTGQTFIIRKIGANNIGVERVFPLYGENLEEIKVLRHGKVRRAKLFYLRDRRGKAAKIKELRK
- the trmD gene encoding tRNA (guanosine(37)-N1)-methyltransferase TrmD, giving the protein MKFNFITLFENLIKPYFDDSILKRALDKNLFEVDFINPRDFSKDKHKKVDDYMIGGGAGLLIGTQPLSDAILNIKNKNPNTHIIYLTPVGKKFTQIDAKRLSKKDNITFICGRYEGIDERVIEKYVNEVFCVGDFIMTGGELGALCMCDAICRNIDGVLGNANSLEVESFENSLLEAPSFTKPNIFENLSVPSEFLKGNHGKISALKNQMARLKTNYFRPDLKDNHEK
- the rimM gene encoding ribosome maturation factor RimM (Essential for efficient processing of 16S rRNA); translated protein: MSELLTVAKIGKTIGLRGALKLHNKSDFISQFKKNAKFFLSDGTMLEILSYNSTSSQVIFKDYESIELASNLVNKFLYQSIEATRKNCKLKKDEYFYFDIIGLEVVENGETLGKVVDILEVGANFLFEIKTDEKLVSQGFTKNFFVPYIDEYLDKISIQAKQIFTKNAKLILKES